From the Salmo trutta chromosome 30, fSalTru1.1, whole genome shotgun sequence genome, one window contains:
- the camk1gb gene encoding calcium/calmodulin-dependent protein kinase type 1D isoform X1, translating to MSVSKYKRTLRPLAFSHGVFYQCCPCIDRTACIPKGKTTCGLSCYKLSEIPFKEADMGRKEDEFDWKKTTDNIQEVFDFMEVLGSGAFSEVFMVKERKTGKLFAMKCVKKKQKSIQNLENEIAVLRKIKHDNVVGLEDFYESRSHYYLVMQLVAGGELFDRILDRGMYSEKDASRVIQQVLQAVQYLHQNGIVHRDLKPENLLYYSQDESSKIMISDFGLSKMEDNGVMSTACGTPGYVAPEVLAQKPYSKAVDCWSIGVITYILLCGYPPFYEDTETRLFSKIMKAQYEFDSPFWDDISESAKDFIRNMMQKNPKMRFTTEQALRHPWIIGNTARSQDIYQSVSVQIQKNFAKTKWKQAFNATVVINHMKKLQLAHSELVVKAQTLNMPTIQVIDVSSPANSHNPLDPDRLEPKVNQITLPISSRDTKSHQPLKISQSEPAHAHTLAETGKYAYHSEPANLNTYRATANRNGQVLRTGVCSVM from the exons ATGTCGGTCTCTAAATACAAAAGAACACTCCGTCCTCTCGCATTTTCCCACGGCGTTTTCTACCAGTGTTGTCCTTGCATTGACCGGACTGCCTGCATCCCTAAAGGCAAAACTACCTGTGGCTTGAGTTGTTATAAACTTTCAG AAATCCCTTTTAAAGAAGCAGACATGGGTCGTAAAGAAGACGAATTTGACTGGAAGAAGACCACTGACAACATTCAGGAGGTGTTTGACTTCATGGAGGTTCTTGGATC GGGGGCGTTCTCCGAGGTGTTCATGGTGAAGGAGAGGAAGACAGGCAAGCTGTTTGCCATGAAGTGTGTGAAGAAGAAGCAGAAAAGTATTCAGAATCTGGAGAATGAGATTGCCGTGTTGAGAAA GATCAAACACGATAACGTTGTTGGGTTGGAGGATTTCTATGAAAGTCGCTCTCATTACTACCTTGTCATGCAACT CGTTGCTGGGGGTGAGCTGTTTGACCGTATCCTGGACCGGGGGATGTACTCAGAGAAGGATGCCAGCAGGGTCATCCAACAGGTGCTCCAGGCTGTACAATACCTCCATCAGAATGGCATCGTACACCGTGACCTCAAGCCGGAGAACTTGCTGTATTACAGCCAGGATGAGAGCTCCAAGATCATGATCAGTGACTTTGGCCTGTCCAAGATGGAGGACAACGGTGTCATGTCCACAGCCTGCGGCACTCCAGGATATGTGG CCCCTGAAGTCTTGGCCCAGAAACCCTACAGCAAGGCAGTGGACTGCTGGTCTATTGGAGTCATCACCTATATCCT TCTCTGTGGATATCCCCCTTTCTATGAGGACACTGAGACGCGACTGTTCTCTAAGATCATGAAGGCACAGTACGAGTTTGACTCTCCCTTCTGGGATGACATCTCCGAATCAGCCAAAGATTTTATCCGCAACATGATGCAGAAGAACCCGAAGATGCGCTTCACTACAGAGCAGGCTCTCCGGCATCCCTG GATCATTGGAAATACAGCACGGAGCCAGGATATCTACCAATCTGTCAGTGTCCAGATCCAGAAGAACTTTGCCAAGACCAAGTGGAAG CAAGCCTTTAACGCCACCGTGGTCATCAATCACATGAagaagctgcagctggcccactCTGAGCTGGTGGTCAAGGCGCAGACCCTCAACATGCCCACCATTCAGGTTATCGACGTCTCCTCCCCCGCCAATTCCCACAACCCCCTGGATCCCGATAGGCTGGAACCCAAAGTTAACCAAATTACCCTACCAATCAGCTCCAGAGACACGAAGAGCCACCAGCCCTTAAAGATCAGCCAAAGCGAGCCGGCACACGCCCATACCCTCGCAGAGACGGGCAAATACGCCTACCACTCTGAGCCTGCGAACCTTAATAC GTACAGGGCAACGGCCAACCGCAATGGCCAAGTTCTCCGGACTGGAGTGTGCTCTGTCATGTGA
- the camk1gb gene encoding calcium/calmodulin-dependent protein kinase type 1D isoform X2, giving the protein MVLSNWISMERTSSEDSWEGNVREIPFKEADMGRKEDEFDWKKTTDNIQEVFDFMEVLGSGAFSEVFMVKERKTGKLFAMKCVKKKQKSIQNLENEIAVLRKIKHDNVVGLEDFYESRSHYYLVMQLVAGGELFDRILDRGMYSEKDASRVIQQVLQAVQYLHQNGIVHRDLKPENLLYYSQDESSKIMISDFGLSKMEDNGVMSTACGTPGYVAPEVLAQKPYSKAVDCWSIGVITYILLCGYPPFYEDTETRLFSKIMKAQYEFDSPFWDDISESAKDFIRNMMQKNPKMRFTTEQALRHPWIIGNTARSQDIYQSVSVQIQKNFAKTKWKQAFNATVVINHMKKLQLAHSELVVKAQTLNMPTIQVIDVSSPANSHNPLDPDRLEPKVNQITLPISSRDTKSHQPLKISQSEPAHAHTLAETGKYAYHSEPANLNTYRATANRNGQVLRTGVCSVM; this is encoded by the exons ATGGTTTTGTCTAATTGGATATCAATGGAACGGACTTCCAGTGAAGATAGTTGGGAAGGAAATGTGAGAG AAATCCCTTTTAAAGAAGCAGACATGGGTCGTAAAGAAGACGAATTTGACTGGAAGAAGACCACTGACAACATTCAGGAGGTGTTTGACTTCATGGAGGTTCTTGGATC GGGGGCGTTCTCCGAGGTGTTCATGGTGAAGGAGAGGAAGACAGGCAAGCTGTTTGCCATGAAGTGTGTGAAGAAGAAGCAGAAAAGTATTCAGAATCTGGAGAATGAGATTGCCGTGTTGAGAAA GATCAAACACGATAACGTTGTTGGGTTGGAGGATTTCTATGAAAGTCGCTCTCATTACTACCTTGTCATGCAACT CGTTGCTGGGGGTGAGCTGTTTGACCGTATCCTGGACCGGGGGATGTACTCAGAGAAGGATGCCAGCAGGGTCATCCAACAGGTGCTCCAGGCTGTACAATACCTCCATCAGAATGGCATCGTACACCGTGACCTCAAGCCGGAGAACTTGCTGTATTACAGCCAGGATGAGAGCTCCAAGATCATGATCAGTGACTTTGGCCTGTCCAAGATGGAGGACAACGGTGTCATGTCCACAGCCTGCGGCACTCCAGGATATGTGG CCCCTGAAGTCTTGGCCCAGAAACCCTACAGCAAGGCAGTGGACTGCTGGTCTATTGGAGTCATCACCTATATCCT TCTCTGTGGATATCCCCCTTTCTATGAGGACACTGAGACGCGACTGTTCTCTAAGATCATGAAGGCACAGTACGAGTTTGACTCTCCCTTCTGGGATGACATCTCCGAATCAGCCAAAGATTTTATCCGCAACATGATGCAGAAGAACCCGAAGATGCGCTTCACTACAGAGCAGGCTCTCCGGCATCCCTG GATCATTGGAAATACAGCACGGAGCCAGGATATCTACCAATCTGTCAGTGTCCAGATCCAGAAGAACTTTGCCAAGACCAAGTGGAAG CAAGCCTTTAACGCCACCGTGGTCATCAATCACATGAagaagctgcagctggcccactCTGAGCTGGTGGTCAAGGCGCAGACCCTCAACATGCCCACCATTCAGGTTATCGACGTCTCCTCCCCCGCCAATTCCCACAACCCCCTGGATCCCGATAGGCTGGAACCCAAAGTTAACCAAATTACCCTACCAATCAGCTCCAGAGACACGAAGAGCCACCAGCCCTTAAAGATCAGCCAAAGCGAGCCGGCACACGCCCATACCCTCGCAGAGACGGGCAAATACGCCTACCACTCTGAGCCTGCGAACCTTAATAC GTACAGGGCAACGGCCAACCGCAATGGCCAAGTTCTCCGGACTGGAGTGTGCTCTGTCATGTGA
- the camk1gb gene encoding calcium/calmodulin-dependent protein kinase type 1D isoform X3 has protein sequence MGRKEDEFDWKKTTDNIQEVFDFMEVLGSGAFSEVFMVKERKTGKLFAMKCVKKKQKSIQNLENEIAVLRKIKHDNVVGLEDFYESRSHYYLVMQLVAGGELFDRILDRGMYSEKDASRVIQQVLQAVQYLHQNGIVHRDLKPENLLYYSQDESSKIMISDFGLSKMEDNGVMSTACGTPGYVAPEVLAQKPYSKAVDCWSIGVITYILLCGYPPFYEDTETRLFSKIMKAQYEFDSPFWDDISESAKDFIRNMMQKNPKMRFTTEQALRHPWIIGNTARSQDIYQSVSVQIQKNFAKTKWKQAFNATVVINHMKKLQLAHSELVVKAQTLNMPTIQVIDVSSPANSHNPLDPDRLEPKVNQITLPISSRDTKSHQPLKISQSEPAHAHTLAETGKYAYHSEPANLNTYRATANRNGQVLRTGVCSVM, from the exons ATGGGTCGTAAAGAAGACGAATTTGACTGGAAGAAGACCACTGACAACATTCAGGAGGTGTTTGACTTCATGGAGGTTCTTGGATC GGGGGCGTTCTCCGAGGTGTTCATGGTGAAGGAGAGGAAGACAGGCAAGCTGTTTGCCATGAAGTGTGTGAAGAAGAAGCAGAAAAGTATTCAGAATCTGGAGAATGAGATTGCCGTGTTGAGAAA GATCAAACACGATAACGTTGTTGGGTTGGAGGATTTCTATGAAAGTCGCTCTCATTACTACCTTGTCATGCAACT CGTTGCTGGGGGTGAGCTGTTTGACCGTATCCTGGACCGGGGGATGTACTCAGAGAAGGATGCCAGCAGGGTCATCCAACAGGTGCTCCAGGCTGTACAATACCTCCATCAGAATGGCATCGTACACCGTGACCTCAAGCCGGAGAACTTGCTGTATTACAGCCAGGATGAGAGCTCCAAGATCATGATCAGTGACTTTGGCCTGTCCAAGATGGAGGACAACGGTGTCATGTCCACAGCCTGCGGCACTCCAGGATATGTGG CCCCTGAAGTCTTGGCCCAGAAACCCTACAGCAAGGCAGTGGACTGCTGGTCTATTGGAGTCATCACCTATATCCT TCTCTGTGGATATCCCCCTTTCTATGAGGACACTGAGACGCGACTGTTCTCTAAGATCATGAAGGCACAGTACGAGTTTGACTCTCCCTTCTGGGATGACATCTCCGAATCAGCCAAAGATTTTATCCGCAACATGATGCAGAAGAACCCGAAGATGCGCTTCACTACAGAGCAGGCTCTCCGGCATCCCTG GATCATTGGAAATACAGCACGGAGCCAGGATATCTACCAATCTGTCAGTGTCCAGATCCAGAAGAACTTTGCCAAGACCAAGTGGAAG CAAGCCTTTAACGCCACCGTGGTCATCAATCACATGAagaagctgcagctggcccactCTGAGCTGGTGGTCAAGGCGCAGACCCTCAACATGCCCACCATTCAGGTTATCGACGTCTCCTCCCCCGCCAATTCCCACAACCCCCTGGATCCCGATAGGCTGGAACCCAAAGTTAACCAAATTACCCTACCAATCAGCTCCAGAGACACGAAGAGCCACCAGCCCTTAAAGATCAGCCAAAGCGAGCCGGCACACGCCCATACCCTCGCAGAGACGGGCAAATACGCCTACCACTCTGAGCCTGCGAACCTTAATAC GTACAGGGCAACGGCCAACCGCAATGGCCAAGTTCTCCGGACTGGAGTGTGCTCTGTCATGTGA